The following are from one region of the Cyanobacterium stanieri LEGE 03274 genome:
- a CDS encoding thiazole synthase, which translates to PLPPLVKNSNKNQIMNYPTPQQNNGYHAYSHDVSDDGLVIAGRKFKSRLMTGTGKYPSIESMQQSVMASGCEIVTVAVRRVQNNAPGHEGLAEALDWTKIWMLPNTAGCTNAEEAIRVARLGREMAKLLGQEDNNFVKLEVIPDSKYLLPDPIGTLQAAEQLVKEGFAVLPYVNADPLLCKRLEEVGCATVMPLGSPIGSGQGIQNVANIKIIIEQSKVPVVIDAGIGSPSEAAYGMELGADALLVNSAIALAKNPVIMAQSMGLATQAGRLAYKAGRIPIKNYASASSPLTGVVTK; encoded by the coding sequence CCCTTACCCCCCCTCGTGAAAAACAGTAATAAAAATCAAATTATGAATTATCCTACCCCCCAACAAAATAATGGTTACCATGCCTATAGCCATGATGTCAGTGATGATGGTTTAGTCATTGCCGGGCGCAAATTTAAATCCCGTCTGATGACAGGCACGGGGAAATATCCCAGTATTGAATCCATGCAACAAAGCGTTATGGCCAGTGGTTGCGAAATCGTTACTGTAGCGGTGCGCAGAGTACAAAATAACGCCCCCGGCCATGAAGGATTAGCAGAAGCCCTCGACTGGACAAAAATTTGGATGTTGCCCAATACCGCAGGTTGTACCAATGCCGAGGAAGCGATTAGGGTTGCCCGTTTGGGTAGGGAAATGGCGAAGTTATTGGGGCAAGAGGATAATAATTTTGTCAAGTTAGAAGTTATCCCCGATAGTAAATATTTACTACCAGACCCCATCGGTACTTTACAAGCCGCCGAACAGTTGGTAAAAGAAGGTTTTGCAGTGTTACCTTATGTAAACGCAGATCCCTTACTCTGTAAGCGTTTGGAGGAGGTGGGTTGTGCCACAGTGATGCCCCTTGGTTCTCCCATTGGTTCTGGTCAGGGTATCCAAAATGTTGCTAATATTAAGATTATCATTGAGCAATCCAAAGTACCTGTGGTGATTGATGCGGGTATTGGTAGTCCTTCAGAAGCTGCCTACGGTATGGAATTGGGGGCAGATGCTTTATTGGTTAACAGTGCGATCGCCCTTGCCAAAAATCCTGTAATCATGGCTCAATCCATGGGATTGGCAACCCAAGCAGGAAGACTGGCTTATAAGGCAGGGAGAATCCCCATTAAAAATTATGCCAGTGCAAGTTCACCTTTAACGGGAGTAGTTACCAAGTAA